Proteins encoded within one genomic window of Felis catus isolate Fca126 chromosome C1, F.catus_Fca126_mat1.0, whole genome shotgun sequence:
- the EFHD2 gene encoding EF-hand domain-containing protein D2 isoform X1 has protein sequence MATDELASKLSRRLQMEGEGGAEAPERPGLNGAAAAAAAGAPDEAAEALGSADGELSAKLLRRADLNQGIGEPQSPSRRVFNPYTEFKEFSRKQIKDMEKMFKQYDAGRDGFIDLMELKLMMEKLGAPQTHLGLKNMIKEVDEDFDSKLSFREFLLIFRKAAAGELQEDSGLHVLARLSEIDVSTEGVKGAKSFFEAKVQAINVSSRFEEEIKAEQEERKKQAEEMKQRKAAFKELQSTFK, from the exons ATGGCCACGGACGAGCTGGCCAGCAAGCTGAGCCGGCGGCTGCAGATGGAGGGCGAGGGCGGCGCCGAGGCCCCGGAGCGGCCCGGGCTGaacggggcggcggcggcggcggcggccggggcgcCCGACGAGGCGGCCGAGGCGCTGGGCAGCGCGGACGGCGAGCTGAGCGCCAAGCTACTGCGGCGCGCCGACCTCAACCAGGGCATCGGCGAGCCCCAGTCGCCCAGCCGCCGCGTCTTCAACCCCTACACCGAGTTCAAGGAGTTCTCCAGGAAGCAGATCAAGGACATGGAGAAGATGTTCAAGCA GTACGACGCCGGCCGGGACGGCTTCATTGACCTGATGGAGCTGAAGCTGATGATGGAGAAGCTTGGGGCTCCACAGACCCACCTGGGCCTGAAGAACATGATCAAGGAGGTGGATGAGGACTTTGACAGCAAGCTCAGCTTCCGGGAG TTCCTCCTGATTTTCCGCAAGGCAGCGGCTGGGGAGTTACAGGAGGACAGCGGGCTGCACGTGCTCGCCCGCCTCTCCGAGATCGATGTCTCCACCGAGGGCGTCAAGGGGGCCAAGAGCTTCTTTGAGGCCAAG GTCCAGGCCATCAACGTGTCCAGCCGCTTCGAGGAGGAGATCAAGGCAgagcaggaggaaaggaagaagcaggCGGAGGAGATGAAGCAGCGGAAGGCGGCCTTCAAGGAGCTGCAATCCACCTTCAAGTAG
- the EFHD2 gene encoding EF-hand domain-containing protein D2 isoform X2 has translation MELKLMMEKLGAPQTHLGLKNMIKEVDEDFDSKLSFREFLLIFRKAAAGELQEDSGLHVLARLSEIDVSTEGVKGAKSFFEAKVQAINVSSRFEEEIKAEQEERKKQAEEMKQRKAAFKELQSTFK, from the exons ATGGAGCTGAAGCTGATGATGGAGAAGCTTGGGGCTCCACAGACCCACCTGGGCCTGAAGAACATGATCAAGGAGGTGGATGAGGACTTTGACAGCAAGCTCAGCTTCCGGGAG TTCCTCCTGATTTTCCGCAAGGCAGCGGCTGGGGAGTTACAGGAGGACAGCGGGCTGCACGTGCTCGCCCGCCTCTCCGAGATCGATGTCTCCACCGAGGGCGTCAAGGGGGCCAAGAGCTTCTTTGAGGCCAAG GTCCAGGCCATCAACGTGTCCAGCCGCTTCGAGGAGGAGATCAAGGCAgagcaggaggaaaggaagaagcaggCGGAGGAGATGAAGCAGCGGAAGGCGGCCTTCAAGGAGCTGCAATCCACCTTCAAGTAG